Proteins encoded by one window of Lactobacillus sp. ESL0684:
- a CDS encoding cation-transporting P-type ATPase, whose product MDQNTIRKLYAEDELTAVYANLHSTDSGLSDNEAEQRLQKYGVNEIKKPEQQAQWKAFLKNFLSTMAILLWISGAIAIISGTVGLGIAIWLVNIINGLFSFWQERAAKKATAALNNLLPTYVDVIRAGKRLQIDAKQLVPGDVFILQAGDSIPADARLISTNSLQVDQSALTGESVPTAKSTKYAPGEGSYAETNLVYSGTTVSAGSAKAIAFNTGMNTEFGKIAQLTQKQEQVTSPLTEELNRLTKQLSIIAVSIGVLFLLAAIFIVKYPFAKAFIFALGMIVAFIPEGLLPTVTLSLAQGVRRMAKKHALVKELNSVETLGETTVICSDKTGTLTQNQMTVHYLWTPENEYTVTGNGYVNNGQVELKGQKLTYSANPDLARAVQIAALDNDTNVQPSKTKNGKPKILGTPTEAALVIMAQKAGFDLQTEQAKYPRLRELPFDSERKRMSTIHHLTETENIVFTKGSFSDTIKQCDRIQAGGKVRPLSEDDRKQIAKVNANYAAQGLRSMALAYRVIAANNDVNQLTIADAEQQLVFVGLTTMSDPPRPEIYAAIRRCHEAKIKIIMVTGDSELTAKSVAVHIGLTSDKARVITGSELSSMSDTDLRAALRGEVIFARVAPEQKYRVVKTLQANGEIVASTGDGVNDAPALKQADIGIAMGLTGTDVAKDAANIILTDDNFASIVAAIEEGRAVYSNIRKFLTYILTSNVPEAFPSILFLFSGGLIPLPMTVMQILTVDLGTDMLPALGLGSESVDPDIMQQAPRKRSEHLLNRQVIRRAFFWYGLIASLISVGAYLLVNLQNGWPNVALAANGPVYARATTMVLGTIIFTQIANVLNCRTNKISIFQKGLFSNHNIWYGIIFEIILFLILTITPGLQQIFNTNQLLPTDWLFLACLPIPLVLIDEARKWLFYHKK is encoded by the coding sequence ATGGATCAAAATACAATTCGTAAACTTTATGCTGAAGATGAGCTTACGGCAGTTTATGCTAATTTGCATTCGACTGATAGTGGATTAAGCGACAATGAAGCTGAGCAGCGTTTGCAAAAGTATGGTGTTAATGAAATTAAAAAGCCCGAACAACAAGCACAATGGAAGGCTTTTTTAAAGAACTTCCTGAGTACCATGGCAATTTTATTATGGATCTCAGGTGCAATTGCGATTATTAGTGGCACTGTTGGTCTTGGAATTGCAATTTGGCTAGTGAATATCATTAATGGTTTATTTAGTTTTTGGCAAGAGCGGGCTGCTAAGAAAGCAACAGCTGCACTTAACAACTTACTGCCAACTTATGTCGATGTTATTCGAGCTGGTAAACGGCTGCAAATTGATGCTAAGCAATTGGTTCCTGGGGATGTTTTTATTTTGCAGGCTGGTGATTCGATTCCTGCAGATGCACGGCTAATCAGTACCAATTCGCTGCAAGTTGATCAAAGTGCCTTGACTGGTGAATCTGTTCCAACTGCTAAATCAACTAAATATGCGCCAGGGGAAGGTAGTTATGCAGAAACTAATTTGGTATACTCTGGAACTACCGTTAGTGCTGGGAGTGCTAAAGCGATTGCATTTAACACAGGAATGAATACTGAATTTGGTAAGATTGCACAATTGACTCAAAAACAGGAACAAGTAACTAGTCCTTTAACTGAAGAACTTAACCGGCTAACTAAGCAATTATCGATTATTGCTGTTTCAATAGGGGTATTGTTCTTGTTGGCAGCAATCTTTATCGTTAAATATCCATTTGCCAAAGCCTTTATTTTTGCACTTGGGATGATTGTGGCCTTTATCCCAGAAGGGCTATTGCCGACAGTTACCTTGAGTTTGGCACAGGGTGTTCGTAGAATGGCTAAAAAGCACGCTTTGGTTAAAGAGTTAAATTCTGTTGAAACTTTGGGCGAAACTACGGTTATTTGTTCCGATAAGACTGGCACTCTGACTCAAAACCAAATGACCGTCCACTATCTATGGACACCTGAAAATGAATATACTGTAACTGGTAATGGTTATGTAAATAATGGTCAAGTTGAACTTAAAGGGCAAAAATTAACTTATTCAGCTAATCCGGATTTAGCAAGGGCTGTACAAATTGCCGCGTTAGACAATGATACTAATGTTCAGCCTAGTAAAACAAAGAATGGCAAACCAAAGATTCTTGGTACGCCAACTGAAGCGGCTTTGGTAATTATGGCGCAAAAAGCAGGATTTGACTTACAAACAGAGCAAGCAAAGTATCCGCGTTTAAGAGAATTACCATTTGATTCTGAGCGTAAACGGATGTCAACGATTCATCATTTAACTGAGACAGAGAATATTGTTTTTACTAAGGGATCTTTTAGTGACACGATTAAACAGTGTGACCGAATTCAAGCTGGAGGCAAGGTTCGACCGCTATCTGAAGACGACCGCAAGCAGATTGCTAAAGTCAATGCCAACTATGCTGCCCAAGGCTTGCGTAGCATGGCACTAGCCTACCGCGTAATTGCAGCAAATAATGATGTCAATCAGCTAACAATTGCTGATGCAGAACAACAATTGGTCTTTGTCGGCTTAACTACAATGAGTGATCCACCACGACCAGAAATTTATGCTGCAATTCGTCGCTGTCATGAGGCTAAAATAAAAATCATCATGGTTACTGGTGATTCAGAATTAACTGCTAAATCAGTGGCCGTCCATATCGGGTTAACTTCAGATAAAGCACGTGTAATTACTGGTAGTGAACTAAGTTCGATGAGCGATACTGATTTGCGGGCAGCACTGCGAGGAGAAGTTATTTTTGCTAGAGTAGCTCCTGAACAAAAATATCGGGTAGTCAAAACGCTGCAAGCAAATGGTGAGATTGTGGCCTCAACAGGCGACGGTGTTAATGATGCGCCAGCTTTAAAGCAGGCGGATATTGGGATTGCAATGGGTTTAACTGGAACAGATGTTGCTAAAGATGCAGCTAATATTATTTTGACTGATGATAATTTTGCCTCGATTGTAGCTGCTATTGAAGAGGGGCGTGCCGTTTATAGTAATATTCGTAAGTTTTTGACCTATATTTTGACCTCGAATGTGCCTGAGGCTTTTCCATCAATTTTATTCCTGTTTTCAGGTGGTCTAATTCCATTACCAATGACGGTTATGCAGATTCTAACAGTTGACTTAGGAACTGATATGTTACCTGCTTTAGGTCTTGGAAGTGAATCAGTGGATCCTGATATTATGCAGCAAGCACCACGTAAACGTAGTGAACATTTGTTAAATCGGCAAGTAATTAGACGGGCATTTTTCTGGTATGGTTTGATTGCCAGCCTTATTTCAGTTGGTGCATATTTGCTGGTTAATTTGCAAAATGGTTGGCCTAATGTAGCTTTGGCTGCTAACGGTCCAGTATATGCACGTGCAACTACTATGGTTTTAGGAACGATTATTTTTACCCAAATTGCTAATGTTTTAAATTGTCGTACAAATAAAATCTCAATTTTTCAAAAAGGGTTGTTCAGTAACCATAATATCTGGTATGGAATTATTTTTGAAATCATTTTGTTTTTAATTTTGACAATAACTCCAGGATTGCAACAAATATTCAATACTAACCAATTATTACCAACCGATTGGTTATTTCTAGCTTGTCTACCAATTCCACTTGTATTAATTGATGAAGCTCGAAAATGGTTGTTCTACCATAAAAAATAA
- a CDS encoding DNA translocase FtsK, which translates to MPKKKKRKTAKPRKKVQKTGITWAVTGLVQIVIALFAFAKFGWLGKQIANAYRLFCGDSYLLAAGLCILFGLVMLIYNQPLHFKFKRSCGLFLAFLGLLLIQSSIYFEHELVNNAFMNAFWHEMKAEFVRAGVTLPLGGGMIGALGYQCFYPLLGHIGLRILAILLIPSGILMFCDVKFRTLINVIQAAGQLFVRQNQQAGLKLKNKYGKIRQQHQQQQKTPVEPLPEAVDRSTEFPNVDDFKIANTQVGKVASKADGQKDAATSTTSNQSVKQDEPQIQISSHNHPQKQAIKSNSESDSLPKSHLADQEDQQLEQKLGAIDHGELKQNQRTDSTYQRPPLSLLNAVKEVDQSTDESLIRKNTQVLQSTFKSFGVNVIIKKAILGPTITRYEVQPAVGVKVSRIVNLADDLALALAAKDIRIEAPIPGKPFIGIEVPNRTNSVVSFKDVMQNQSEKAHKDPMEVPLGKDVTGQTISANLAKMPHLLIAGSTGSGKSVAINTILTSVLMKAKPDEVKLVLIDPKMVELSVYGGVPHLLIPVVTDAKLAANALNKVVKEMERRYQLFAASGARNMAEYNQKVQLNNQDKEKSVMQPLPYILVIVDELSDLMMVGGHDVEGAIVRLGQMARAAGIHMILATQRPSVDVITGLIKANVPSRISFAVSSGVDSRTILDQTGAEKLLGRGDMLYMPVGASKPERIQGAYVSSSEVEQVITWVKDQQKPEYDQSLIPQASDNAAASTDDEPEDELYEQSVELVRHQQTASVSLLQRRFRIGYNRAARIVDEMEAKGIVGPSEGSKPRQVLLPASDDEAAD; encoded by the coding sequence ATGCCTAAGAAGAAAAAAAGGAAGACAGCTAAGCCACGTAAAAAGGTGCAAAAGACTGGAATAACCTGGGCAGTGACTGGTCTGGTTCAGATAGTAATTGCACTATTTGCGTTTGCTAAATTTGGCTGGTTAGGTAAACAAATTGCCAATGCTTACCGACTCTTTTGCGGAGATTCCTATTTATTAGCAGCCGGCTTATGCATTTTATTTGGGTTAGTAATGTTGATTTATAATCAGCCATTGCATTTCAAGTTTAAGCGAAGTTGCGGGTTATTTTTGGCATTTTTAGGATTATTGTTGATTCAAAGTAGTATCTATTTTGAACATGAATTAGTCAACAATGCTTTTATGAATGCTTTTTGGCATGAAATGAAAGCTGAGTTTGTGCGAGCAGGAGTAACTTTGCCACTTGGAGGTGGCATGATTGGTGCACTTGGCTACCAATGTTTTTATCCGTTACTTGGTCATATCGGGTTGCGAATTTTAGCAATTTTATTGATTCCCAGTGGAATATTGATGTTTTGTGATGTCAAGTTTAGAACCTTGATCAACGTGATTCAAGCCGCAGGACAATTATTTGTTAGGCAGAATCAACAAGCTGGACTTAAGCTAAAAAACAAGTATGGTAAAATTCGTCAGCAGCATCAACAACAGCAAAAAACACCTGTCGAACCTTTACCAGAAGCGGTTGATCGTTCAACTGAATTTCCTAATGTTGACGACTTTAAAATTGCTAATACGCAAGTTGGTAAAGTTGCTTCTAAAGCAGATGGTCAAAAAGATGCGGCTACGTCAACGACATCAAATCAATCAGTAAAACAAGACGAGCCACAAATTCAAATTTCAAGTCATAATCATCCTCAAAAGCAGGCAATTAAAAGTAATTCGGAGTCTGACTCGCTTCCAAAATCACATTTAGCCGATCAAGAAGATCAGCAACTTGAACAAAAGTTGGGAGCCATTGACCATGGTGAATTAAAGCAGAATCAGCGGACTGATTCGACATATCAGCGTCCGCCATTATCGTTACTCAATGCCGTTAAAGAAGTTGATCAAAGTACGGATGAGTCCTTAATTAGAAAAAATACTCAAGTATTGCAGTCTACTTTTAAAAGTTTTGGCGTTAACGTTATCATTAAAAAGGCAATTTTGGGGCCAACAATTACGCGCTATGAGGTGCAACCAGCTGTTGGGGTCAAAGTAAGTCGCATTGTTAATTTGGCGGATGATTTAGCTTTGGCATTGGCTGCCAAGGATATTCGAATCGAGGCGCCAATTCCTGGTAAACCATTTATCGGTATTGAGGTACCGAATCGAACTAATTCGGTGGTTTCTTTTAAAGATGTAATGCAAAATCAGTCTGAAAAGGCTCATAAAGATCCAATGGAGGTTCCATTAGGTAAAGATGTAACTGGGCAAACAATTTCAGCTAATTTAGCCAAAATGCCGCATTTACTGATTGCTGGTTCCACGGGATCGGGAAAGTCGGTAGCAATTAATACGATTTTAACCAGTGTCTTAATGAAAGCTAAACCTGATGAAGTAAAATTGGTCTTAATTGATCCCAAGATGGTGGAATTATCAGTTTATGGTGGTGTGCCACATTTGCTAATTCCCGTAGTTACTGATGCCAAATTGGCAGCTAACGCTTTGAATAAGGTAGTCAAAGAAATGGAGCGACGGTACCAACTATTTGCAGCTAGCGGTGCACGAAATATGGCTGAGTACAATCAAAAAGTGCAACTCAATAATCAGGATAAGGAAAAGTCAGTAATGCAACCTTTACCATATATTTTGGTAATAGTTGATGAACTTAGTGACTTAATGATGGTTGGTGGTCATGACGTTGAAGGTGCAATTGTTCGTTTGGGACAAATGGCTCGGGCAGCTGGAATTCATATGATCTTAGCCACTCAACGACCAAGTGTTGATGTTATTACTGGTTTGATTAAGGCTAATGTCCCGTCACGGATTTCCTTTGCTGTTTCGAGTGGAGTTGATTCCAGAACAATTTTAGATCAAACCGGTGCTGAAAAATTGTTGGGACGTGGTGATATGCTTTACATGCCTGTTGGGGCGTCAAAGCCTGAGAGAATTCAAGGCGCCTACGTTTCCTCAAGTGAGGTTGAGCAAGTAATTACCTGGGTTAAGGATCAGCAAAAGCCAGAATATGATCAAAGTCTTATTCCTCAAGCAAGTGATAATGCAGCAGCCAGTACTGATGATGAGCCAGAAGATGAACTTTATGAGCAGTCTGTTGAATTAGTTAGACACCAGCAAACGGCGAGTGTTTCATTATTGCAGCGTCGTTTTCGAATTGGTTATAATCGCGCAGCCCGAATTGTTGATGAAATGGAAGCCAAAGGAATAGTGGGTCCGTCTGAAGGTTCTAAACCTAGACAAGTTTTGCTGCCGGCTTCTGACGACGAGGCAGCTGATTAA
- a CDS encoding PTS glucitol/sorbitol transporter subunit IIA, giving the protein MKWISTIKQIGQQAFVADQQMVILFGENVSPELVDVSVIQKFDRDSLVNNFVLKKGDTVTIDGQTYLADYVGPMVESNMRALGHSTLFIGQKIPKNPLANAIYLSLTAKQTQPQFEIGAEIIYEHI; this is encoded by the coding sequence ATGAAGTGGATTTCAACAATTAAGCAAATTGGTCAGCAAGCCTTTGTAGCTGATCAGCAAATGGTAATTTTATTTGGTGAAAATGTGAGTCCAGAATTGGTAGATGTGTCTGTGATACAAAAGTTTGACCGGGATAGCCTCGTAAATAATTTTGTTTTGAAAAAAGGTGACACCGTTACTATTGATGGTCAAACATATTTGGCTGATTATGTTGGACCAATGGTCGAAAGCAATATGCGTGCTTTGGGACATTCTACTCTGTTTATTGGTCAAAAGATTCCTAAGAATCCGCTTGCCAATGCTATTTATCTGAGTCTAACAGCAAAACAAACTCAGCCGCAATTTGAAATTGGTGCTGAAATTATTTATGAACATATTTGA
- a CDS encoding lactonase family protein — MKLLIGGYTKNKATGIYELPVTEGQPIKVGQAQEIIKIGGPTYFVKDEQLLFTINNAGDKGGISAFKLTEQHYQETDSALSTGSSPAYIGINRPHKLLYTANYHTAKLAVYSYTTAGKLTLLDSVTHKADNLGPRPEQIDGAHPHFFDQTPQGNLVSCDLGNDRVDFYQFKNQKLQHVAEYQNEAGFGSRHLVFSPDGNYFYVVGELSSKINLVKFNEETWQFDNLATYSTIPANYTAHNGAAAIRMSSDGKFIYVSNRGHNSITVFKVKDDHTLEISQRISTFGEFPRDFNWDQAEKYVVVANQNTNNATLYERDADNGALTPLQKNIQVPEGTCVVFENE; from the coding sequence ATGAAACTATTAATTGGTGGCTACACTAAAAATAAGGCTACTGGTATCTATGAATTACCCGTTACTGAGGGGCAACCAATCAAAGTGGGACAAGCTCAAGAAATAATTAAAATTGGTGGGCCAACCTATTTTGTTAAAGATGAGCAACTGCTCTTTACTATTAATAATGCTGGTGACAAGGGCGGTATCAGTGCATTTAAATTAACTGAGCAACATTATCAAGAAACCGACTCCGCATTGAGTACTGGTTCTTCTCCAGCCTATATTGGCATTAATCGACCGCACAAGTTGCTCTATACAGCTAATTATCATACAGCAAAATTAGCCGTATATTCCTATACTACTGCTGGAAAATTAACCTTACTTGATTCAGTAACACACAAGGCAGACAATTTAGGACCAAGACCTGAACAAATAGATGGTGCACATCCTCACTTCTTCGATCAAACACCACAAGGCAACTTAGTTAGTTGTGATTTAGGCAATGATCGGGTCGATTTCTACCAATTTAAGAATCAAAAGCTCCAACACGTCGCTGAATATCAAAATGAGGCGGGTTTTGGTAGTCGGCACCTAGTCTTTAGTCCAGATGGGAACTATTTTTATGTCGTAGGTGAATTATCAAGCAAGATTAATTTAGTCAAATTTAATGAAGAAACTTGGCAATTTGATAACTTGGCAACTTATTCGACAATACCAGCAAATTACACTGCACATAACGGAGCAGCCGCTATTAGAATGAGCAGTGATGGAAAATTCATTTACGTTTCTAATCGTGGACATAATTCAATTACCGTCTTTAAAGTTAAAGACGACCATACTTTAGAAATTAGTCAACGCATCTCCACCTTTGGCGAATTTCCACGTGATTTCAATTGGGATCAGGCTGAAAAATACGTCGTGGTTGCTAACCAAAATACCAATAATGCTACTTTATATGAGCGTGATGCTGATAACGGGGCGTTAACTCCGCTTCAAAAAAATATTCAAGTACCAGAAGGAACTTGTGTAGTATTTGAAAATGAGTAA
- a CDS encoding DUF1149 family protein: protein MDFSKETPVMVKNFHYDINAEPETKDQVEFGLKKVEKQNEDGTRDEGQDGNYFEINVVFDVAPMPGDFSVSGMISQIVQIKDYFGDGSDLDKTDYKLLSRPLVEYIETLTYEVTRITLDQPVNLNFQANF, encoded by the coding sequence ATGGACTTTTCAAAAGAAACGCCAGTTATGGTGAAAAACTTTCATTACGATATTAACGCTGAGCCAGAGACTAAGGATCAAGTTGAGTTTGGCTTAAAAAAAGTTGAAAAACAAAATGAAGATGGTACTAGAGATGAAGGGCAAGACGGCAATTACTTTGAAATTAACGTCGTGTTTGATGTCGCACCCATGCCAGGAGACTTTTCAGTTAGTGGGATGATTAGTCAAATTGTTCAGATTAAGGATTATTTTGGTGATGGTAGTGATTTAGATAAGACCGACTATAAATTGCTTAGTCGGCCCTTAGTGGAATATATTGAAACTTTAACTTATGAAGTTACCCGAATTACTTTGGATCAGCCAGTCAATTTGAATTTTCAAGCTAATTTTTAG
- a CDS encoding IS1182 family transposase — protein MYQNYITGQTALTLNFDFSIPKNHLAQVISDFVDSIPADVLLEDNSNTGRPAYHPAMMLKILLFAYSRRVFSGRKIERMLTENLPMMVIAGGKHISYHTINNFRASSHTNQLIKQAFVYFTNLLQAEGLLREDAIFIDGTKIEADANKYTFVWKRAVEKFHTKLKANAVELYDELIQKEVIQAITEEEAQTSQGLAIMAEQTETVIKQLDEAIAAEPKVIPGGSTKKRQRRGLKRVLHKLRQDFIPRAEKYEQAQATFGERNSYSKTDHDATFMHMKEDHMRNGQLKPGYNIQVATTNQYVVDYALYPNPTDFKTLEPFLKQMTNLDKFQNIVADAGYGSEYNYSMLENEYEDKQYFIPYSLYDKEQTRKYQNDPTKLANWTYNEQEDYYLDWQGVRFNFKRYGKRRNKSTGLISDLKIYEADEFQLTAELTELAKTKSGRQRQVQYNPNWQYLKAKAKQTLQSSEGKLIYSYRKTDVEPVFGHMKNVFGVRRTHLRGKKKVETDVGLMFMMMNLSKYWSRRGGGKLLLQEISNKKQIKIFLLRKLGLFLSLKS, from the coding sequence ATGTATCAAAATTATATCACAGGTCAAACTGCTTTAACACTCAACTTTGACTTTTCTATTCCTAAAAATCATCTTGCTCAGGTTATCAGTGATTTTGTCGACTCGATTCCTGCCGATGTGTTGCTGGAAGACAATTCAAATACTGGTCGGCCTGCCTATCACCCAGCAATGATGCTCAAAATACTACTCTTTGCCTATTCTAGACGCGTTTTCTCTGGTAGAAAAATTGAGCGGATGCTCACAGAAAACCTCCCGATGATGGTCATAGCTGGTGGTAAACATATTTCATATCATACGATCAATAACTTTAGAGCTAGTAGCCATACCAATCAGCTGATTAAACAAGCTTTTGTCTATTTTACTAATCTTTTGCAAGCAGAAGGGTTGCTTAGAGAAGATGCTATCTTTATTGATGGGACTAAAATTGAAGCTGATGCTAACAAGTATACTTTCGTTTGGAAAAGAGCTGTCGAAAAGTTTCATACTAAGTTAAAGGCTAATGCAGTTGAGCTTTATGATGAATTAATTCAAAAAGAAGTAATCCAAGCGATTACTGAAGAAGAAGCACAAACTAGTCAGGGTCTGGCAATCATGGCAGAACAAACAGAAACTGTCATCAAGCAACTAGATGAAGCAATCGCGGCTGAGCCGAAAGTAATTCCTGGAGGTTCAACTAAAAAACGCCAAAGGCGAGGCCTTAAAAGAGTCTTGCATAAGTTGCGTCAGGATTTTATCCCCAGAGCAGAAAAGTATGAACAGGCGCAAGCAACTTTTGGTGAGCGTAATAGCTACTCAAAGACCGATCATGATGCCACTTTTATGCATATGAAAGAAGATCATATGAGGAATGGTCAGCTTAAACCCGGATATAATATTCAAGTGGCAACTACCAACCAATATGTAGTAGATTATGCACTTTACCCTAATCCAACAGACTTCAAGACTTTAGAACCTTTCTTAAAGCAAATGACAAATTTAGACAAGTTCCAGAACATCGTTGCCGATGCCGGCTATGGCAGCGAATATAATTATTCTATGCTTGAAAATGAGTATGAAGATAAACAATATTTTATTCCTTACAGCCTTTACGATAAGGAGCAGACTAGAAAGTATCAAAATGATCCCACCAAGCTGGCGAATTGGACTTATAATGAGCAAGAAGATTATTACCTTGACTGGCAAGGTGTGCGTTTTAATTTCAAACGGTATGGTAAGCGGAGGAATAAGAGTACGGGGTTAATCTCTGATCTAAAAATATATGAAGCAGATGAGTTTCAGTTAACAGCTGAATTAACTGAGCTAGCCAAAACTAAAAGCGGACGCCAAAGGCAGGTGCAATACAACCCCAATTGGCAATATTTAAAGGCAAAAGCTAAACAAACTCTTCAAAGTAGCGAAGGCAAACTGATCTATAGCTATAGAAAAACGGACGTAGAGCCAGTCTTTGGACATATGAAGAACGTTTTTGGTGTGCGCAGAACACACTTGCGAGGGAAGAAAAAGGTCGAAACCGATGTAGGCTTGATGTTCATGATGATGAATTTGAGCAAATATTGGAGTAGAAGAGGTGGCGGAAAACTTCTTTTACAGGAAATAAGCAATAAAAAACAGATCAAGATTTTCTTATTACGAAAACTTGGTCTGTTTTTAAGTCTGAAGAGTTAA
- a CDS encoding tRNA (cytidine(34)-2'-O)-methyltransferase gives MTNHVVLYEPLMPANTGNIARTCAGTNTVLDLIEPLGFQIDNKKMKRAGLDYWDKVEVHRHDDLAAFLATLTANDELYLISKFSTKNYAEVDYTDKNKNYYFIFGKETTGLPETFMREYYDRNLRIPMSDNIRCYNLSNSVAMVLLEALRQQGFPNLETSHHYENDKLKDNYNRPQRYERNLGDN, from the coding sequence ATGACTAATCATGTAGTATTATATGAGCCACTGATGCCGGCTAATACTGGTAACATTGCCCGAACATGCGCGGGGACTAACACTGTGCTAGACTTAATTGAACCATTAGGATTTCAAATTGATAATAAAAAAATGAAACGTGCGGGTTTGGATTATTGGGATAAAGTTGAAGTCCATCGTCATGATGATTTAGCTGCTTTTTTGGCAACTCTAACAGCTAATGATGAACTGTATTTGATTTCTAAATTTTCAACCAAGAATTATGCCGAAGTTGATTATACTGATAAAAATAAGAACTATTATTTTATCTTTGGTAAAGAAACAACTGGATTGCCCGAAACTTTTATGCGGGAATATTATGATCGTAATCTTAGAATCCCGATGTCGGATAATATTCGGTGTTACAACTTGTCAAATTCAGTTGCAATGGTGCTGTTGGAAGCATTACGTCAACAGGGTTTTCCTAATTTAGAAACTAGTCATCATTATGAAAATGATAAATTAAAAGATAATTATAATCGCCCGCAGCGATATGAACGGAATTTAGGAGATAATTAA
- a CDS encoding AI-2E family transporter, with protein sequence MNYERKDKQTTVFQKWFLNNRFSVVLVNLLLFFLVIWLFNKVSFVLNPAKLFMSAVLPPLILAVIQYYIMNPLVDLLERKFKVPRVITIVGLLVIVAVLLIWAINTLLPIVQSQINSLIKNWPHIWEDAVSAVQNALQDPQLHSVKNSLNSALSQAQNLLFKSGKTAFNTAITNISSAISVVTMIFMTLFTAPFILFFMLKDGHQLRPYLTGFAPKRWQASFSQLLYDINTALASYIRGQITVALWVGIMFGIGYTVIGEPYAVALAVLSGVLNLIPYFGTFISIIPALVIAMMVSFPMLIKVLIVFAIEQTIESRIISPLVMGNKMEMHPVTTILLLIGASSVWGLWGVIFGIPIYAVLKIITMRVYNYYRKVSQVFAEDQTDKDQVKTADQVKDTKDIVKD encoded by the coding sequence ATGAATTACGAACGAAAAGATAAGCAAACTACTGTATTTCAAAAATGGTTTTTAAATAATCGCTTTAGTGTAGTATTGGTTAATTTATTACTGTTTTTTCTAGTTATTTGGCTATTTAACAAAGTTTCTTTTGTGTTAAATCCAGCCAAGTTGTTTATGAGTGCAGTGTTGCCGCCATTAATATTGGCAGTAATTCAGTACTATATTATGAATCCGCTGGTTGATTTACTTGAACGCAAGTTTAAGGTTCCTAGAGTAATAACCATTGTTGGCTTACTTGTAATAGTAGCGGTTTTGTTAATTTGGGCAATCAATACGCTGTTGCCAATTGTGCAAAGTCAAATTAATTCATTGATTAAGAATTGGCCACATATTTGGGAGGATGCGGTAAGTGCAGTACAAAATGCGTTGCAGGATCCACAGCTCCATAGTGTTAAAAATAGTCTCAATAGCGCACTTAGTCAGGCACAAAACCTATTATTTAAATCCGGGAAAACTGCCTTTAATACAGCAATTACCAATATTTCGTCGGCAATTAGCGTGGTTACAATGATCTTTATGACTTTGTTTACAGCACCCTTTATTTTATTTTTTATGTTGAAAGATGGTCATCAATTGCGGCCATATTTGACGGGGTTTGCTCCTAAGCGTTGGCAAGCTAGTTTTAGTCAGTTGCTATATGATATTAATACCGCTCTAGCCTCATATATTCGAGGACAAATTACAGTTGCCCTGTGGGTTGGCATAATGTTTGGAATTGGGTACACTGTTATTGGTGAGCCCTATGCAGTTGCTTTGGCAGTTTTAAGTGGTGTTTTGAATTTAATTCCATACTTTGGCACTTTTATTTCTATTATTCCTGCATTAGTGATTGCCATGATGGTTTCTTTTCCAATGCTAATCAAGGTTTTAATTGTATTTGCGATTGAACAAACTATCGAATCACGAATAATTAGTCCTTTGGTTATGGGTAATAAGATGGAAATGCATCCGGTAACTACGATTTTATTGTTAATCGGTGCTAGTTCAGTTTGGGGACTTTGGGGAGTGATCTTTGGGATTCCAATTTATGCAGTCTTAAAGATCATTACTATGCGTGTGTATAATTATTACCGTAAGGTTTCACAAGTCTTTGCAGAGGATCAGACTGACAAAGATCAGGTCAAGACAGCCGACCAAGTTAAAGATACAAAAGATATAGTAAAGGATTAA